The genomic segment ATTATAGAAGAAGTTATGTTAAAAGTTATAAGgatgacataataataataataagaataaaaacaataacaagaATACGAATATGATCAACAACCTAGGATCCAGGCTCCACGTTGGTTTATTCTTAGTTTTTCGAACAGAAGTTGCGCCAACATGTCAACAAGTTGGAACAAGTTCACGCTGTTTGCAACTAACATCCTATGCCATCGCTGCGTGGAGTGCCATCAACAAGACCCCGCTAAAAAATCAAGGTATGACttgctgttctgtgtgtgtgtgtgtggggggggggggtccaataCTCACAAATAGGTATTTTAATGACAGTGTAAATACTGTGGGACTGCAGGACAGCCTGCCAATTACCCCAGCTCAACATTTCCCCACTTCAAAGCCCCGGCTGTAATTACGGTGCATAAGGTGTGCCGTTCCCACTGCACCAGAGGCTCGGGCAAACGCTGCAGCCCCCACACGTCCACGtgcaccaacacgcacacgcgcacacaaccgcacacgcgcacacgcgcacacgcacccacctTTACTCATACAGCAGGAGGATGAAAAAACAACGTTCACTCACACTCAGACAAATTGCTTTCCCTTCTATTAAGCTCTGAAGACATTAGGCTTACTGGAAGTATGTGTAATTGTGCAATGCCTAGGAGAGCACCCTGTTCTGTTTCCAAAGTATCTTCCCCCCACAAAAAactacacgaacacacacacatggtgcttcGTCCCACAAGcttgttttaaaaataaattaattgtaTTGTGTCGAATACACTCCAGTTTATCAGGTAAAAACAGTTCTCACAGGCTTTGAACCTAATCCAACTATTTTGAGAAGATTTTATTACTTTTAAGAAATAATATATTGATGCATCAGTAACTGGTAAATACGAGCCCACCCTCAAATAATATATAGGACTATAATATATTAGAATATATGAGACATTTTTCCGCCTGGATTCAGTCCCCATTTTGAgtcagttgttgttgttatttgaatgacatttGCTTAAAAATCTGGACATATCAGGTTTCTACTATTAGATCTCAGTTCTTTTCTTATTGCATTTCAAACGGTCAATCATAGCATATTGATTGACAAGCATGAAAACTGGAAAGAGCTTTCTGCTACAGCACTAAGCGTATTCAAGTCATACCTAAAAGACATCTGAAGCTAAACTAATTCAAGTCCTACCTAAAAGACATCTGCATATCTGGGCTGAGAAAAATGACATGTGGGTTCTCCAAGGATCAATATGGGGCCGCTTCTGCAGTCTGCATTTCTCCTACTCTTGCAAACTCTGAAAAGCAACATTATATCCTACCATGACTATACAGATGATagtcaaatgtaaatgtattcataACAGGAGACCTTGGTCCAATTTATTCAGTcttcaaatgcattggaaaTAAATGACCTTTGAGACAAAAAAACACGTCCGAAATCTTGCTATGGTATGGAAATCTTGCTAGGTATGGACTCTGACTAAAACTCTGAAAGCCTCATGAAGATCATGATCAAATCAGCCTACTATCCCCttaaaaatgacacaaaataAGAATTGAAGGGCTGATGTCCAAAAAATACCTTGCTTTTATTTTTGGTAGGTTTTACCACTGTATGGTTTCAAAGGTCGAAGGTCAAAACGTTGGTCAGCTCCAACTCAtccagaatgctgctgctggaaTTTGACTTTAAACTAAGGCACTGCGACCAGAATGCAATGAAGAGGAAGAATTCACAGCCGGCATGGTAAATGTTTCCTCTTTTGAGGAAACATCATCGATCATTGTCcatgtcagatgcattctctCATACTGGAAATGTCTTGTTTAGGGACAATCTTCTGTTGTGTGCTACATATGTGAAAGAGCAACACCAGACATTGACTGGACCTGATTCTCTGGACGTTGTCCGGAGCTCATGGGTGAAAACACCAAAAAAATCCGAGCAAGTTAAGATGACTGCACTGGCTTCATGTTGGCCAGAGAATTTAGGTCAAAATATCACTAATAGTTTCTAAAGTGCAAAATGGTTAGGGACCAGAGTATATCTGTGGTCGATTTGTGTGTCATGTGCCCACTAAATCTCTCAGCTCATCAGGCCTGCTCACTGATCCTCCAAAAGAAGAGAAAATAAGCTTCTTCTTTGTATGCACTAACAGACCTGGAGCAAACTCTAACCACATGTGAGGTCTGTCTCAGCACTTTACTCTTTTCAACCAGGGAAAGATGGGATACAAAACGGCTAGTGCTaagaagaatgaaagaaaggtaTAAGCAGGGGACACACCAGGAACACTCAGCCAGAAACCTTCCACTGAACTTCCTGAACAGGGACTGACAAGGTGCCGGAGGGCAAGTGGAGGGGACATAaccacagggagacagagggcagaggggggggggggggttgagagagagcagcagagagggagagagagggacagagagaggccgagggcagcagcagcagagtgggcgggacggagagagagcgagagagcggaaCGTCAGAAAGAGGCAACAGTTTCTTCCCCGAGGAGTCAGTCCTTTCATCTGGCCGCTCCCTGGCGCCTCTGCAAACCTCCCATTGTCTGTTGAACGGCCCCACATAAATAAGGCCGTCTGCAGTCCTCACGCAGCCACCAGCGCCGCTACCTGCTCACGGGAAATAACCTTGTGCAGATGACCGTGCCCCAAACCGCTCTTTGTTTTCGTTATTTATCTgtttcaattatttttttcttatgaAAAGGAATGACATCATTAGCTTGATTATCCGTCAATCAAACACATCGGTAAAAAGAGATGGAAAGGGTGAAGCAGAGTAGCGCCACACAAAGACGCCAATTAAGTATTTAATTCAGAGTGTTACGGTTGGATAACTGGGTTTTACTTTAGTCCCCTACTCACAAACGTATCTACAATGGGCAACACATCTAGAGCAATAGTGGTGTTACAAACCGACATAAGTGGAATGCAGAAGTCAACAGTAAGTCTGTGTTACGGACTCTTACAATACAACTGTGTCCAAGGGGTTATGAGTTGCAGCTTAACTTGTAATTATTATAGCACAACAACAAGGAGGCTTTGTAGTCAGAACCAAGACGGGAAAACTTCTTATTTTAGAAAGGCAGCAACTACCATACACACTCCTTCCAGTCTTACCTTTCAAAAATAATGCCAGAGACTAATACACCCCTTGACTAGTTGAATAATTCAATAAGCATTTTGGCAAAAATGTAACTCAATATAATAGATGACGTAACGAGTTGTAAATTAATGCACAATAGAGTCAATGTGCGCAAATGTCAATAGACTTCCAATTGTTTTACCAGTTTACAGCTTTTGCTTTACAATGATAACCTTTGCTGCTTTAGAATAAGCAGATAAAAATGTCCTCAAATCATAGCAACGGCCCTAcatgtaaattaaaaaaatctgaGAATAAAATCAGAACACTGACCTATAAAGTAAGAATTCTGACTTGAATCTCAGAATTCTGCATTTAAAATCAGAACCCTGACTTCAATCTTAGAATTCTGACTGTATTCttagaattctgactttaatctctgTATTCTGATTTGAAAATCAGAACTCTTTTTTAtcctgactttaaagtcagaattctgagattagaATCTAAACTccaaattgtttttgtttatttagtttgAGATCAGAGTTTAAGGTCAGAAGTCTGAGAAGCAAGTCAGCCTATTTttttcagaattctgactttatttaTTCTgattttaaagtcagaattctgttTTTGAAGTTAGAACTCCAAAAAAAGAATCACATGGGGCCCAAATCCTTTTCAATAATAGGCAGAAAGTTATTTTCAGACGGATTATACATGCCCTCTGTTTGTAGAGTAATGTTTGGAAATAGCATCTGGCTAGCTGTGCTATAAATGGGCAgtttccatctccatctccgtcAGAAACAGTGAACATGCGTGGACGGTTGTAACCGTTACGGATTGCTTATTTTAAAATTTTAACAATTTCTCAACTAACATGTTACGTTGCAACCAAAAAGTAATATAAAGTAAGGCTCACCACATATAATGCTCACAACGCAGAACTTTAGTCGATCTAAAAGGCCCAACATGCGACATGTGGGTGACaagacctgtgttttgaaaataaattgaTAGCCTATTATGAAGTGACATTCAAGGAAGACATATAGCCTAATTCGTTGCTTTCAAAACTTGGGTGGAGCCTGGCAACGGCAAATACATTTATTGAACTATGCTCAGTTTCAACGTTTCTCTGACTGAAAGCTCTTAAATTATTAATAACGACACGACCCTCACCCCACCACTCTTTCTGCAGTAGCCTAACTAATTcaagtgagaggagagagagagagagaggagagagagagagagagagagagagagagagagagagagagaggagagagagagagagagagagagagatgagagagagagagagagaggagagagagagagaggagagagagagagaggagagaggagagagagagagagagagagagagagagagagatggttctgCCGTTCATCATCTCTTATATATGTGTTTACTCTCAGCCTGCTGCCTCGGCAGCCTGAACTATCTCTAGCAGTGGAGTTTGACATTCGACCATTGCTCTCCAAAGTCCTGTGCGCTTTAGGAGCCAATCAGAATGCAGACGGCCACACGCAGCAGGAGGCTCTCCGTACCTCCGACAACATTTCAGTGCGGCAGTGATTGGTCACCGTTGACCTGTTCCCTGAGTACGCGCACTTGACAGCACCGGTCGCCCATTTGACTCACCCCCCACCCAGGAGAGGACCACCTGACTTATTTCGGAGCCATCGCTTTACTCGGGCGCTGGCTTTATTTAGCTGGATTTGAacttttgtgtgtatttatttgatctttttacttttatttctgCGGAATCTCGAATGGGCTCCCGTGTCAATGCGAGTGGCGGCGAGGAGCTACGCTCTCCTGAAGACACACGCTGGACTCAACAGAGAGGACGATGGGGGAGAGTAACAGTCCAGTACTGAGCCGCCATCCGTTCAGCGTGGAGGCTCTCATGTCCGGCAGCAGGACGCGCCGAGGTCCCCCCCACTGCGTCGGGCTCACCGGCGGGAAACACGGGGATGGACCTTCGCCGACGGACCTAGTCCACACTGGCCGAAGCTCTTCCTACTCCCTGTGCGGGGAACACTACGGTCCGGCCGAGGGGAACCCAAAGCACTTCGTGTCGGTCCCGACGTCTCCGGTGAAGTCCGAGACGTCAGAGTCAGACGACTCTGCACCTTGGATCATAAACGGCACTTTCTCGTCCCACACCGGTAAGTAGGCCTGGCTACCACCACTTTTGGGAGTTTTTGTCGAGGATTATAAATACCGTAGTTGTTGGTTAATGGGAGATAGTTACTCCTCATCTCCGGAGCACAGCGGCCAACAGGTGGTCAGGTGGAGGCGTGAAGGAGTATTTAGATGACTATAACTACCGACTGTGCTCATAAACATTAATCTGGTACTATCTAATGTTGCTTAACATACACATTTCAACAATGAAAGGTTTTTATTGTGTAAGAGATTTGGTTGCTAGAGACTAGAATCATCTTGTAAAAATATAGATGCCCATGCTCTTGATTCAAGAGCCCAGTATTCAAATAGTTTTTGGAAATTCAATTCGAGTAAAACATgttattttctatttagattgaTACATTtgaattgttgttttgttgagtcttggcttgtgtttttttttaatttaaaaagtccAAACTTTCCTTGTTTAATGCTTTGATGTGAGATACATTAGAAAATGAATCAATATCAAACCTTGTTTTACCGGCTTGTGGGTTTCTTTAATTTAGAAAGTAAACACCTTTCCTTGTTTAATGCTTTAACGTCAGATAAATATGAAGCTGAAACAATATCAAAcctagtttttattttatgttcaaagtgttatctatctatctatctttctatttTGAACGGTGGTCCTAActggttgcccccccccccccccccccccccaggtctggTGAGCCCCAGCTGCCCGCTGAGGAAACACAAGACCAACCGTAAGCCGCGGACCCCCTTCACCACCGCCCAGCTGCTGGCGCTGGAGCGCCGCTTCCGGCAGAAGCAGTACCTGTCCATCGCCGAGCGCGCCGAGTTCTCATCCTCGCTGGCGCTCACCGAGACCCAGGTGAAgatctggttccagaaccgCCGTGCCAAGGCCAAGCGGCTCCAGGAGGCCGAGCTGGAAAAACTCAAAATGGCCGCCGACGCCAAaacggcggcggtggtggcggcgagTGCGGCGGGGGTCCTGCACAGCGGCTTCAGGCTGTCCCTGCCCCTTGGTGCCATGTCGTTGTACggacatgctcacacacactcggccTACCACCACGGGCACCACCAGGGCCCCCACAGAGCCCTGTGGCCCCTCGCCCCCCTGGGACTGTACTCGGCCCCCCTGGGCTACATGTACCATCTGTCGTAGCgtggggccgtgtgtgtgtacgtgtgcgtgtgtgtgtttgtgtgcatgtgagtgtgtttgtgaattaGTTGGTTCAAAACGATCTGCAGTATTGTGAAAGGGAATCATTGAGAATCGATCGGACCCTTGCTCGGAACTGGAATGCCCGTTCACTACGACAACAAAGCTTTGCTTTAATCAAGTCACACATGGACTGCTTCCTTACcatgaatgaaaataaatatcaattCCATAATGGATATTACATATCCATTTGTTTCAGGATGTGCATCTTTACGCTCTGTTTCCACTCCTAGCTTGCTCACCGAGGGAACGACATGCAGTCGTTCCCTCAAAGGACTGTGAGGAAATGTCTTTAATGCAACAGATGCAGTGCCTTTCACCTGTAGCCTTCCTGTCTTTTCCCAGAAACGTCACCTCAATGTGCCTCCCATGTTCTGACCCTCACGTGGGAAGGATTAATGGCCAGCTGGGTTCCTTTGAAATGTATTCACAACAACGTCTTCACGTTGAAAAAAAGTAGCTTTCAGTTAAAAAACAAGTTCGTAGAAAAAGGGGATCAAATGATTGCTTCTCCATTGCTCTTTAAAACTAACGAGCGCCATTTAAAGTCTGTGGAGGAGAGCGTTTCTGTTTAAGAGAAGCCGTCTGTTTGCCTGTTCTGATCCATGGCTCACTTCAGGGTCTGTCTGTGCTAAAGGGTTCAGGGGACTTCCACACTCTGCCAGGAGGAATTTTGTGGAATCATTTTAGGGAAGCTGCAAACGACTTCTGCCAACCATCTCATTTGCTTATGTCAGTTATTCAGGGTCATCAAGCTGTTGTTCTTCTCCTCAGGGTGTCTCGTTAAGGCAGCTCTTGCTCTGGGCAACACATCGACTTATAGCATTATTTTGATATTTCATGTTAATTAAATATGAGAGTTTTAAACAAAATCCAAATCTTCCTTACATAGTCATTTTAGTTATGTCGAGGTTTACCTTGACCTGAAAGCAATATTAACCTTTAAAACATTCCTACAGTGGCTCACTAGATCAGGTTATTTagaaatatttatttgtattctatttttattttgcgGCGTATAATTGTCTCACATTCCTTATTTATGATACGGTTTTAAAAGGACAAATATTTTCTGATCAGATTTGAaatctttattttattcctGGACGTGCCTTTGGGATGGGCTTCTTTCTGCCATGGAGTTATGTACATAAGAATGTTTGTTTGTCAGTCAAAAGACAATAAAGGTTTGTCTCAACAGACGCTATCTATTTTATCACACAATGTGTCAATATTCTTCGTTACAAagagctttgtgtgtgttgtgtgtgtttcagtgtgtaggTGGGTTTGCatcgtgtgtgtgagtctgaacgtgtgtttgtgtcacgtttgtgtatctgtgagtTTATCTTTTTATTCATGCTGATCGAGGTTAAGGGCATTTTACACACCATAAAGGTTACATATAAATGATCCACCATAAAGACACGGTTCCCGTTGTCATGGAGTCGTCATAGCGACAGAAGATTTTATTTCTTCCCTTACAGACACAAAGCATTGCAGATAGAGAGAGTTCTGTCGCCCAGCTAGTACTAGTTCAACATGCTGTTTTCTTAAAACAATGCAGTCAGACAAACACAAGACACGCATGAGTCATTTGACAGATAAGTGGCTGTAGCACTTGAGttcctcctctgagtggagCGGGTTACCTTGGACTGTACCTCCACCTCAGAGCCAGACTGaacctccacccaacaccaccacggACCTCCACCTCAGAGCCAGACTGaacctccacccaacaccaccacggACCTCCACCTCAGAGCCAGACTGGacctccacccaacaccaccacggACCTCCACCTCAGAGCCAGACTGGACCTCCATCCAACACCACCACGGACCTCCACCTCAGAGCCAGACTGaacctccacccaacaccaccacggACCTCCACCTCAGAGCCAGACTGaacctccacccaacaccaccactgaCCTCCACCTCAGAGCTAGACTGGACCTCCACCCAAAACCACCACGGACCTCCACCTCAGAGCCAGACTGaacctccacccaacaccaccactgaCCTCCACCTCAGAGCCAGACTGGacctccacccaacaccaccacggACCTCCACCTCAGAGCCAGACTGGacctccacccaacaccaccacggACCTCCACCTCAAAGCATGACTGGacctccacccaacaccaccaagGACCTCCACCTCAGAGCTAGTCTGGACCTCCTCCTCAGAGCCAGATTTGACCTCCACCTTACACCAGCACTGACCTCCACCTCAGAGCCAGACTGAACCTCCACCCAACaccgccacggacctccacCTCAGAGCTAGTCTGGACCTCCTCCTCAGAGCCAGAGTGGACCTCCACCTTACACCACCACAGACTGGACCTCCACCTCAGAGGTGGAGGTCCAGTCTGTGGTGAGAATTTAAATGAATCCAAAACTATTTTAGTTCACACCTTAAAAAACTGTCGGCCCTGTGGACACATAGAGCCAAACAAAGATAGGCTAGGCTAATGTCAACCATAGACCGTAGGGTATTACACCCATACATATTTATGTTTCTAACTTATTTTTGTATTGAGAGCCTAAAGgctacaaatgtatatatttgtatacataaaATGATAAAATTGTGGACAGGCTGGTGCTTGCTCCGACGTGCGTGTTCAGTTTTGTGGAAGTTACAAGGACCGCAGATTAGTGAACTTCCGTGAGACTTTGATGTAATGAGGAAATCCTTGCTGGGCACCACTGTATTTATGATGTTCTCTTTAATCAGAACAAGCCGCAGAGCCCCGGCGTGCAGACACTAGTCTCTCCGACGTGGGGACCGTAATCACCCTAATGAACAACAGATGCCGATTGGCAGGATCAgggctgttgttgtgttgtggttgaaCATAAtgttgtatataaatatatatatactgtgtgtatatatatatttggagtTATTGTTTGTATTGGATGTCTTTTTGATTATACTTtcttttatttgttgttttaatcaaagCACTGCTTTGTAATCTATTATTTTGGTATCGTAACGTGGGAAACAAAATAACCTATAATTACCGTTTGGGGGATTCTGGGATTCTACCGCCTCTAGTGGTCTCATATGATTTTGCGATAAAGAAAAATTGGCAATTTACCTCTGCTGGTGGGCTCTCACTATACATGTGCCTTTATGTCGGTCTATCTTTTCAACTCCTTCTAAAccatccctccttctctgtctctctcgctcgttcTCTATTTCTCTCAATGTGTAATTAAGATATCTAATTATATTCGATTAGACCATAGGCCTATATGTCTCAAAAAAGCTTTATGGAAACACACTttcgtatatatatacatgagaTGTTGAATGATTTACACTGACTATAATTGGCTCATATATCTATTGAACATCTTAGCTGGTTCTCACCAGTGTTATTTGTTCTGCACGCTCTGCCCATCCAGTTAAACACCTCCATAGTTGATGAGTTACTCACGAAATATCGGGCATCACTCCAGATAATGATACTAACCTATAATTTGCCGTCAAGGgcacatttttttgtgtgtgtttatttatgtttatgtgtttgtgtgtgtctgagtgtgtgtgtctgagtgtgtgtgtgtgtgtgtgtgtgtgtgtgtgtgtgtgtgtgtgtgtgtgtgtgtgtgtgtgtgtgtgtgtgtgtgtgtgtgtgtgagtgtgtgtgtgtgtgtgtgtgtgtgtgtgtgtgtgtgtgtgtgtgtgtgtgtgtttgtggttcaaCTGTAATAGATGAGATAcctacaaacccacacacacacacacatatgtacaataaaaaaacaaatgcacacacacacacatgcactcacacacacgcacacacacaccgagacacacacacagacatgcacacacacacacctccctggGAAAGAGGTAATGCATAGACATCGACAAAGGTTAGTGTGACTCACACAGTtctgtgggagggagggggagggaaacaggggggctgggggaggggtacCCCGATCGATGTCCCGGATCGTTCGGGGGACCACACAATTGGCAGGGGATTCCTTAAGATGATAACGATTCCAGCTCCGACTTCACCTGAGTGTCTAAGTACACACCTGAGAGACTCCACACTGCATACAGGCTGAACAAAACCACTAATACTCGTTATTTATCCACAGGATGAAAGCTCAATTGTTTTTTATACAGCGTAGTCTCCCTCCAGGAAAAGAtttaacgcacacacagacacagacacacacacacacacactcaaaaaggAGGAATAACCACCAATGATCCATTAAGGGGAGTTGTATATCTGAGCATTCACCGGCTGAACCGGGGAGTGGAACTTGAAGAAAggcccttcacacacacacacacacacacacacacacacacacacacacacacacacacacacacacacacactcacacacacacacgcgcgcgcgcgcacacgcacgcgaaCGCGCAC from the Gadus macrocephalus chromosome 7, ASM3116895v1 genome contains:
- the LOC132460891 gene encoding homeobox protein MSH-D-like, which encodes MGESNSPVLSRHPFSVEALMSGSRTRRGPPHCVGLTGGKHGDGPSPTDLVHTGRSSSYSLCGEHYGPAEGNPKHFVSVPTSPVKSETSESDDSAPWIINGTFSSHTGLVSPSCPLRKHKTNRKPRTPFTTAQLLALERRFRQKQYLSIAERAEFSSSLALTETQVKIWFQNRRAKAKRLQEAELEKLKMAADAKTAAVVAASAAGVLHSGFRLSLPLGAMSLYGHAHTHSAYHHGHHQGPHRALWPLAPLGLYSAPLGYMYHLS